One genomic window of Clostridioides sp. ES-S-0054-01 includes the following:
- a CDS encoding IS256 family transposase: MKDIIVPDVDYQTEVKKCKTMEDVVGKNGLMQKLFKDVIQQLLDAEMEEHLGRNKYERKDMCDKNYRNGYSSKNVSSSFGEVNLDIPRDRNAEFEPKVVKKYETVCNELDKKIIGLYACGMSVRDIQSEMEELYGIDVSPSMISKITDKVVEAAAEWQSRTLESVYPIVYMDAMHFKVRDDNKIVSKAAYICMALDMTGKKDILGIWIGEAEGAKFWLSVCNDLRNRGLEDILIACMDGLKGLPEAIKTVYPDVSIQTCIVHQIRNSFKYIASKDQKEFMKDLKSVYKAFNEETALLNLDSLKEKWYQKYSVVIDSWYNNWSNLSTFFAYPEDIRRIIYTTNALEGFNRQLRKYTKVRTVFPTDESLRKSLYLSTMKIIEKWNSPNQNWSATLGQLTIMFGDRIPKNYII, encoded by the coding sequence ATGAAAGATATAATTGTTCCAGATGTTGATTATCAAACAGAAGTTAAAAAATGCAAGACAATGGAAGATGTGGTTGGGAAAAATGGCCTTATGCAAAAACTATTCAAAGATGTTATTCAGCAACTATTAGATGCAGAAATGGAGGAGCATTTAGGTAGAAATAAATATGAAAGAAAAGATATGTGTGATAAAAATTATCGAAATGGATATAGTTCTAAAAATGTAAGTAGCAGTTTTGGAGAGGTAAATTTAGATATACCAAGAGATAGAAATGCTGAGTTTGAGCCGAAGGTTGTAAAAAAATATGAAACGGTTTGCAATGAACTAGATAAAAAAATAATTGGTCTTTATGCATGTGGCATGAGTGTAAGAGATATTCAATCAGAAATGGAAGAGCTGTATGGAATAGATGTATCACCATCAATGATATCTAAAATAACCGACAAGGTTGTGGAGGCTGCCGCCGAATGGCAAAGTAGAACTTTAGAATCAGTTTATCCAATTGTATATATGGATGCTATGCATTTTAAGGTAAGAGATGATAATAAAATAGTTTCTAAAGCTGCATATATATGTATGGCTTTAGATATGACTGGAAAAAAAGATATTCTAGGTATTTGGATAGGTGAAGCCGAAGGTGCTAAGTTTTGGTTATCAGTCTGCAATGACCTTAGAAATAGAGGGCTTGAAGATATATTGATTGCCTGTATGGATGGTCTAAAAGGACTTCCAGAAGCAATAAAAACGGTATATCCAGATGTAAGTATACAAACCTGTATAGTTCATCAAATTAGAAATAGTTTTAAATATATAGCATCAAAAGACCAAAAAGAATTTATGAAAGATTTAAAATCAGTTTACAAGGCATTTAATGAAGAAACAGCACTCTTGAACTTGGATTCCTTGAAGGAAAAATGGTATCAAAAATATTCAGTAGTAATAGATTCTTGGTATAATAATTGGAGTAATTTATCAACATTCTTTGCATACCCAGAAGATATTAGAAGAATTATATATACTACAAATGCACTGGAAGGTTTTAATAGGCAACTTAGAAAATATACTAAAGTCAGAACAGTATTTCCTACAGATGAGTCACTTAGAAAATCATTATACCTATCAACTATGAAAATTATTGAGAAATGGAACTCTCCAAATCAAAATTGGTCAGCTACATTAGGTCAACTTACAATAATGTTTGGAGATAGAATTCCTAAAAATTATATAATATAA
- a CDS encoding dihydroorotate dehydrogenase has protein sequence MYNFLGKELKSPLIIGSGPLTYSAAGCKILSDAGAGAVVTKTIRKERAINPAPHMVRNTANALLNNEKWTDFEPEQWIDFEIPQMKRDGTVCIASVGHTIEESSELVEKVANAGADFIELVSYDYRDLIPMLKDAKKRVNIPVIVKLPPMIDEIGDFAKKLEEAGADAITACDSVGPAFRIDIETGQPLLGGNGIGYLSGETIKPITLQRIYEIKKQVNIPIIGLGGCVSGDDALEMIMAGADFVGICSVVILKGAQVISKIHDDLKSNLNRLGYNTIENACGIVHNHMGDVNERLSFEFTYDEEKCTKCKMCERVCAYQARKLNDNMELNEEECRYCGLCISVCKPKALGRKISCSELNV, from the coding sequence ATGTATAATTTTTTAGGTAAAGAATTAAAATCACCACTTATAATAGGTTCAGGCCCATTGACATATAGTGCAGCTGGATGTAAGATATTAAGCGATGCAGGAGCAGGGGCAGTTGTTACTAAGACTATAAGAAAAGAAAGAGCTATAAATCCAGCACCACATATGGTTAGAAATACAGCTAATGCTCTTTTAAATAATGAGAAATGGACAGATTTTGAGCCAGAGCAATGGATAGATTTTGAAATACCACAAATGAAAAGAGATGGGACTGTCTGTATAGCTTCAGTAGGTCATACGATTGAAGAAAGTAGTGAGTTAGTAGAAAAAGTTGCAAATGCAGGAGCTGACTTTATTGAATTAGTGTCTTATGACTATAGAGATTTGATACCAATGCTTAAAGATGCAAAGAAGAGAGTAAATATACCAGTAATAGTTAAACTTCCTCCTATGATAGATGAAATAGGAGATTTTGCTAAAAAATTAGAAGAAGCAGGAGCAGATGCAATAACTGCTTGTGATTCTGTAGGACCAGCATTTAGAATAGATATAGAAACAGGGCAACCTTTATTAGGGGGAAATGGAATAGGCTATTTAAGTGGAGAAACTATTAAACCAATAACTTTACAAAGAATATATGAAATAAAAAAACAGGTTAATATACCGATAATTGGATTAGGCGGATGTGTAAGTGGAGATGATGCCTTAGAAATGATTATGGCAGGTGCTGACTTTGTTGGTATATGTTCAGTAGTAATTTTAAAAGGTGCACAAGTAATATCTAAAATACATGATGATTTAAAATCTAATCTTAATAGATTAGGTTATAACACTATAGAAAATGCTTGCGGTATAGTACATAATCATATGGGAGATGTAAATGAAAGACTTAGTTTTGAATTTACTTATGATGAAGAAAAATGTACTAAATGTAAGATGTGTGAGAGAGTTTGTGCATATCAAGCAAGAAAATTAAATGATAATATGGAATTGAATGAAGAAGAGTGTAGATATTGTGGTCTTTGTATATCAGTTTGCAAACCAAAAGCACTTGGAAGAAAAATTTCATGTTCAGAGTTGAATGTATAG